A stretch of DNA from Desulfosarcina ovata subsp. ovata:
ACAAAAGCCAACCAAAGGCTCCACTTGACTTGAAAAACGCTTCGCGTTTTCCATGCAAGTGAACCCAATCGTAGGCAAAATTAAAATAAGGAGGTATGTAAAATGGTTCGAATCAAAACGATTATTGTTATGGCCTTAGCTTTACCGATGATGCTTACTGGCTGCATGACGGCGGCACAACATCAACAAAGCCTACATTCTGCTCAAGAACGTGAAATGACAGTAGGGATTGTTCAGAAAGAAATACGGTATGGCATGTCACAGGCAGATGTAGCCGCTGCTCTCGGATCCCCCAACATAGTAACAAAAGATAGCGAAGGCAAGGAAACTTGGATATATGACAAAATAGCGACTGAAGCATCATACTCCAAAAGCAGTTCACAAATCAGCGGTGGCGGCGGTGCTGGTGGTATCGCGGGAACCACGCTACTTCTTGGCATCATTGGCGGAGGATACTCACAAGCATCTGGAGCAGCAAGTTCAACGCAAAAGACTCTTACTGTAATAATAAAATTCGATGACAAAAATCAGGTTGACTCATTTTCTTATCACTCAAGCAAATTCTAATGAGGAAGGGTATTTATGATGAAAAGATTTTTTCCTGTTATGTTCATAGCCTTTGCCATTGCCGGTTGCGCAACCACTGGAGTTCAGCCCCAGAAAACACAACTTCAAATAAGAGAGTTTCAAACCAAAAGTTATGAGACTAATGATTCAAAAATGGTTATGAAGGCAATGCTCAACGTTTTGCAAGATGATGGATTTATAGTAAAAAATGCTGTTTTGGATTTGGGGCTTCTGTCGGCTGAAAAGACAGTTGACATAGAGAATAGCGGGGAGGCTTTCCTGGCAGCTTTTTTTGCAGGCGCAAATGCAAGATGGAAAAAGGCTTCAATAATTGAATGCACTGGTAATGTCTCTGAATTTGGCAATATCATAAAAGTGAGGGTTAATTTCCAGTTAAAAATGCTCGACAACAAAGGCGGTATCTTGAAAATCGAACAAATTGACGATGAAAAATACTACCAAGATTTTTTCCAAAAAGTAGACAAAGGAATATTTCTGCAAAAGGAGAAGGTGTCTAAAGCAGAAGACAGAAATAAAAGCCTATCGAATAAGGATAGATCGTGAGAGCGAAGCGAACCACGATCTTATCCTGTGGTTGGACGAGCCCGTTCGAGCCCGTTGGAAGTTGGCAGGGTCTTTGTACATGCAAATATCTTTTTTGAATGTGGGGCAGTTGCAACCCGGATTGAACGGGCGGTTTCCCCGGGGCGAGCGAGATCACCTGGCTTGTTTAAGAGGCCGGAACGGGAGTGGAATTTATATCAGACCATTGCGGTCAACTTTGACGGTACTCCAGGAATGGGACGCGACAAGAGCGGAGAAATAGTGTTCCCGTTGTTCCAGGGTCAATTGATCGGGGCAACAATCAAAGTATGCACTGATCCGGCGCACAGCACGCGCGTAGGCATCAATGGTCTTTTGAGCCTTGCCCTGGAGCTTGAGCATGCGCAGATGATGTTGATAAAGTTTATTAAATCGTTTCGTTTCCGTTGGATTCATGGTATTTCCTCCCGTAGTTTATGGCGCACGGAATTGAACGCAAAGGGAGTTATACACTGATTTTAAATGTTTTTTCCTGCCGCGTAGCGGCTTCGTCCAACAACGGCATGCAGCGGACGGCTAATCGCCGCCGCTGATGCCGAGCGTTGGCGCACCCGTTGGTTTGTTTTTCGTTTTTCTCTTGCGAGTTTTTGGTTTGTTCTCGCTTGAAAGTACTGCACAGGATCTGTAAGTTGATCATTGCTTGTATTTCGCAGGTTATTTTTGCTTGCTGGCTCTTTTACAGGCCCGTTCCGTCATTACCGGTTTGCGCCTTTCGCCTTCTTCGGGCCGGGCTTTTTGTTATTAACAGGACACCTCGCTTTCTTTTTCCATGAAAGCTCGGTGCTCCAACCAGGCGCTTAACTTTGACGGCGGTTACGGTGGCATTTTGTCCGGTTGTGATATCAATAAATTCCTTTTTCCATTGATAGTTTCCGGTCGTTTGGCCGCCGCATGTTAGCTCGTCGTTATGTTTTATTAAACGGGGAGGTCCAATATGCAATTCAATAGAGTTGAACTGGAAAAAAGAGTTCGTAATTTCTCAGACGAGGAGTTGGTTGAAATGATAGACCAAAAATCCGACCAATATCAAGAAGACGCCATGGAAATAGCTTTAAAGGTCGCAAATGAACGAGGAGGTATTGAAAATCTTAAAAATAGATTGAAGAAGGAAAAAGATAATGAAGCAGCCGAAAAAGAACTAAAACAAAAGGAACAAATGGAGCATTCTAAAATGAAAGCTCAAGAGCAAATACAGAAAAGGGAAATAAAAGAAAGACTACCGGTGAGAAATTCTGAACTTTCAGATTATAAATCTCCCTATAAAACAACTCGTTTGATAGCGCAAGTTGTAGCTAATATTGGCTCTGTTATAACTGTCATTAGCTGTATTGCTTTATTGGTTACGATTGTTTCGGCATCACAATCAAGATATGGTTTTCAGTGGATTGGTTTATTGCCAGCTTTTGGTGGAATAATATGTGGAATTTTTCTCTCTATGATTGGTCAACTTACTCGTGCAGTCGTTGACAATTCAGATAATACTGGTGAAACTCTATCCCTTTTGAAAAAAGAATTTAAAAATAGGAGCAAAACATATCGGGATAGGGAGTAGCCTCGCGGCCACCCCCTCCCACACCACCCGGCATACGGATCGCGTACCAAGGCGGTTCGGCTGATCAGGAAGGTTAT
This window harbors:
- a CDS encoding phage integrase N-terminal SAM-like domain-containing protein, which gives rise to MNPTETKRFNKLYQHHLRMLKLQGKAQKTIDAYARAVRRISAYFDCCPDQLTLEQREHYFSALVASHSWSTVKVDRNGLI